A stretch of the Sulfurimonas sp. HSL3-1 genome encodes the following:
- a CDS encoding protein-L-isoaspartate(D-aspartate) O-methyltransferase gives MNAIAAMRNKKLAEAIRERFEISDTVFDAIASTNREVYVPNGFKQHAFKLDALPIGAAQWISSPLTVAKMTEYLQCSDADRVLEIGCGSGYQAAVLSHLFRGVFTIERIEPLMREAKKRFREEGITNIHTRTDDGQLGWSAYAPFDRILFSASADHIPQAIIDQLAPRGVLVAPMTRDGGQVIVRYVKIGDQLIEEELEVCSFVPVLDGVQK, from the coding sequence ATGAATGCCATTGCAGCGATGCGAAACAAAAAACTGGCCGAGGCGATACGTGAGCGCTTCGAGATCAGCGACACCGTTTTCGACGCCATCGCGTCGACGAATCGCGAAGTCTATGTGCCCAACGGCTTCAAACAGCACGCTTTCAAGCTCGATGCGCTGCCCATCGGGGCGGCACAGTGGATCAGTTCACCGCTGACGGTGGCGAAGATGACCGAGTACCTGCAGTGCAGCGATGCCGACAGGGTCTTGGAGATCGGCTGCGGCAGCGGGTACCAGGCGGCGGTCCTGTCGCACCTTTTCCGGGGGGTCTTTACGATCGAACGGATCGAGCCCCTGATGCGCGAGGCGAAAAAACGTTTCCGGGAGGAGGGGATCACGAACATCCACACCCGCACAGACGACGGTCAGCTGGGCTGGAGCGCCTACGCCCCCTTTGACCGCATTCTCTTTTCCGCTTCCGCAGACCACATTCCCCAGGCGATCATCGATCAGTTGGCTCCCCGCGGCGTGCTGGTCGCTCCGATGACGCGTGATGGGGGCCAGGTCATCGTGCGCTATGTTAAAATAGGCGATCAGCTTATTGAAGAGGAGCTTGAAGTGTGTTCGTTTGTACCGGTGCTTGACGGGGTTCAGAAATGA
- a CDS encoding carbon-nitrogen hydrolase family protein: MTTSKTRPLCSLTFGTQGRTYDENLAVLLSLIAETPENAIVLAPEVCLTNFDYDSFDAAADFAAIAGPELEKASRGRTLILTMIVRKEEGVFNVARVYHDGALLHEQAKAKLFSIGEEEQWFTAGGTEAIVPFDVEGIRIGILVCFELRFTALWEQLRGAEIICIPAQWGRLRAAHYDILGQALAVANECYVLQSDTANSDTTGQSGIITPFGECVRNGADALLVQPFEPGEVKKMRRYLDTGIR, translated from the coding sequence TTGACGACTTCTAAGACGCGTCCGCTCTGCTCCCTGACTTTCGGGACGCAGGGACGCACCTACGATGAAAACCTTGCCGTTCTACTCTCCCTGATCGCCGAAACGCCCGAAAACGCCATCGTCCTGGCACCGGAGGTCTGTCTGACCAATTTCGACTACGACAGCTTTGACGCGGCAGCGGACTTTGCTGCGATCGCCGGGCCGGAGCTGGAAAAGGCGAGCCGGGGACGGACGCTCATTCTGACGATGATCGTCCGGAAAGAGGAGGGGGTCTTCAACGTCGCCCGGGTCTACCACGACGGCGCGCTGCTGCACGAACAGGCGAAGGCAAAGCTCTTTAGCATCGGGGAGGAGGAGCAGTGGTTTACGGCCGGCGGCACCGAAGCGATCGTCCCTTTCGATGTGGAGGGTATCCGCATCGGCATCCTGGTCTGCTTCGAGCTGCGTTTTACAGCGCTCTGGGAGCAGCTGCGCGGCGCGGAGATCATCTGCATTCCGGCGCAGTGGGGCCGGCTGCGTGCCGCACACTACGACATCCTCGGACAGGCGCTGGCCGTCGCCAACGAGTGCTACGTGTTGCAAAGCGACACCGCCAACAGCGATACGACGGGCCAGAGCGGCATCATCACCCCCTTCGGTGAATGTGTGCGAAACGGCGCAGACGCCCTGCTGGTACAGCCGTTTGAGCCGGGCGAAGTGAAAAAGATGCGCCGCTATCTTGATACGGGAATACGATAA
- a CDS encoding ribonucleotide-diphosphate reductase subunit beta, whose protein sequence is MQRKQIYNPDSHEHVNDRRIFGGNPTGIFELNNIKYQWAYNLWEMMLNNTWFPKEVDMTRDAIDYKNLTDAEKTAYDKALSQLIFMDSLQTNNLIDNVNPYVTAPEVNLILVRQSFEEALHSQSYAVMVDSISKNSAEIYELWRRDMMLKSKNDAIAAIYQRLAKEPTERNFVLACFANQILEGIYFYSGFTYIYTLARSGKMLGSAQMIRFIQRDEVTHLVLFQNLINTLQRERPDLFTADLKAEVYEMFKQAVELETAWGKYITQGQILGLTDGIVEQYIQYLADERLSKVGFEKLYNVSHPIKWVDDFSKFNDQKTNFFEGNVTNYSKGSLSFDDF, encoded by the coding sequence ATGCAGCGCAAACAGATCTACAATCCGGATTCACACGAACACGTCAATGACCGCCGTATTTTCGGGGGCAATCCCACGGGTATTTTCGAGCTCAATAATATCAAATACCAGTGGGCGTACAACCTTTGGGAGATGATGCTCAACAATACATGGTTCCCCAAAGAGGTCGATATGACGCGTGACGCCATCGATTACAAGAATCTGACCGATGCGGAGAAGACGGCCTACGACAAGGCGCTTTCGCAGCTGATCTTCATGGACTCCCTGCAGACGAACAATCTGATCGACAACGTCAACCCCTACGTCACCGCCCCGGAAGTGAACCTGATCCTCGTGCGTCAGTCCTTCGAAGAGGCGCTGCATTCGCAGAGTTACGCCGTTATGGTCGATTCTATCTCCAAAAACAGCGCGGAGATCTACGAACTGTGGCGCCGCGATATGATGCTCAAGTCGAAAAATGATGCGATCGCCGCCATTTATCAGCGTCTGGCGAAGGAGCCGACAGAGCGCAACTTCGTGCTCGCCTGTTTTGCGAACCAGATCCTCGAGGGGATCTACTTCTACAGCGGATTCACCTACATCTACACTCTGGCGCGTTCGGGCAAAATGCTGGGGTCGGCGCAGATGATCCGCTTTATCCAGCGCGACGAAGTGACGCACCTGGTGCTGTTCCAGAACCTGATCAACACCCTCCAGCGCGAACGTCCGGACCTCTTTACGGCGGACCTTAAAGCTGAAGTGTACGAGATGTTCAAGCAGGCCGTCGAGTTGGAGACGGCGTGGGGCAAATACATCACCCAGGGGCAGATCCTCGGCCTCACCGACGGCATTGTCGAGCAGTATATCCAGTACCTCGCCGACGAGCGCCTCAGCAAGGTCGGGTTCGAGAAGCTTTACAACGTTTCGCACCCCATCAAATGGGTGGATGACTTCTCCAAGTTCAACGACCAGAAAACGAACTTCTTCGAAGGCAACGTTACGAACTACTCCAAAGGCAGCCTCAGCTTTGACGACTTCTAA
- the typA gene encoding translational GTPase TypA, protein MQKIRNIAVIAHVDHGKTTLVDGLLGQSGTFTSHEHVDERAMDSNALEKERGITILSKNTAIRYKEHKINIIDTPGHADFGGEVERVLKMVDGVLLLVDAYEGVMPQTKFVVKKMIALGKKPIVVINKIDKPAAEPDRVVDEVFDLFVAMEASEEQLEFPIVYAAARDGIAKMDMGDEDGNFECLFEAIVNEIPEPEGDAGNPAQAQVFTLDYDNYVGKIGIARIFNGTIKKGDSVMLAKADGEMVKGRLSKLIGFHGLNRMEIDQAEAGDIIAFAGFETVDVGDSVVDPANPMPLDPMHIEEPTLSVVFSVNDSPLAGTEGKHVTSNKIKDRLEAEMTTNVAMRLETIGEGKFKVSGRGELQITVLAENMRREGYEFGIGRPEVIVKEIEGVKCEPFEHLVIDTPDDFSGTIIERLGKRKAEMKSMVPMGEGYTRIEFEIPARGLIGFRGMFLTDTKGEGVMNHSFLEFRPYSGTVESRQYGALISMEGGVAMAYSLFNLQDRGVLFIEPQDKVYEGMIIGEHARSNDLTVNPIKGKAQSNVRSSGADEAIKLVPPRDMNLEKALEWIEDDELLEVTPENVRIRKRYLTENERKRNDRSKK, encoded by the coding sequence TTGCAAAAAATCAGAAACATTGCCGTCATCGCGCACGTCGACCACGGTAAAACGACGCTGGTCGACGGGCTTTTGGGCCAGTCGGGCACTTTTACGTCCCACGAGCATGTCGATGAACGTGCGATGGACTCCAATGCCCTCGAAAAAGAGCGCGGGATCACCATCCTTTCCAAAAACACGGCGATCCGCTACAAAGAGCACAAGATCAACATCATCGACACCCCGGGCCACGCCGACTTCGGCGGCGAGGTTGAGCGTGTCCTGAAAATGGTCGACGGCGTTCTGCTGCTCGTCGACGCCTACGAAGGTGTCATGCCGCAGACGAAATTCGTCGTCAAGAAGATGATCGCCCTGGGCAAGAAGCCCATCGTCGTCATCAACAAGATCGACAAGCCGGCGGCAGAGCCTGATCGCGTCGTCGACGAGGTATTCGACCTCTTCGTCGCGATGGAAGCCAGTGAAGAGCAGCTGGAGTTCCCGATCGTTTACGCCGCAGCGCGCGACGGCATCGCGAAGATGGACATGGGCGACGAGGACGGCAACTTCGAGTGTCTCTTCGAAGCGATCGTGAATGAGATCCCCGAGCCGGAAGGCGACGCGGGCAACCCGGCGCAGGCGCAGGTCTTTACCCTGGACTACGATAACTACGTCGGCAAGATCGGGATCGCACGTATCTTCAACGGCACCATCAAGAAGGGCGACAGCGTCATGCTGGCCAAAGCCGACGGCGAGATGGTCAAAGGACGTCTGAGCAAGCTGATCGGTTTCCACGGCCTTAACCGGATGGAGATCGATCAGGCGGAAGCGGGCGACATTATCGCCTTTGCCGGTTTCGAGACCGTCGACGTCGGTGACTCCGTCGTCGACCCGGCGAACCCGATGCCGCTGGACCCGATGCACATCGAAGAGCCGACCCTCTCCGTCGTCTTCTCCGTCAACGACTCGCCGCTGGCGGGTACCGAGGGTAAACACGTCACGTCCAACAAGATCAAAGACCGCCTCGAGGCGGAGATGACCACGAACGTCGCGATGCGCCTTGAGACGATCGGCGAAGGGAAGTTCAAGGTTTCCGGCCGCGGCGAACTGCAGATCACCGTCCTGGCGGAGAACATGCGCCGCGAAGGGTATGAGTTCGGTATCGGCCGTCCGGAAGTCATCGTCAAAGAGATCGAAGGGGTCAAGTGCGAACCGTTCGAGCACCTCGTCATCGATACCCCGGACGACTTCTCCGGTACGATCATCGAGCGCCTCGGTAAACGCAAGGCGGAGATGAAGTCGATGGTGCCGATGGGCGAAGGGTATACGCGTATCGAGTTCGAGATCCCTGCACGCGGTCTGATCGGTTTTCGCGGTATGTTCCTCACCGATACGAAAGGGGAGGGGGTCATGAACCACTCTTTCCTCGAGTTCCGCCCGTACTCCGGTACGGTTGAAAGCCGCCAGTACGGTGCCCTGATCTCCATGGAGGGCGGTGTTGCAATGGCCTACTCGCTCTTTAACCTCCAAGACCGCGGCGTCCTGTTCATTGAACCGCAGGACAAGGTCTACGAAGGGATGATCATCGGCGAGCACGCCCGTTCCAACGACCTCACCGTCAACCCGATCAAGGGCAAGGCGCAGTCCAACGTCCGTTCTTCCGGTGCCGATGAGGCGATCAAACTGGTACCGCCGCGCGATATGAACCTCGAAAAAGCGTTGGAGTGGATCGAGGACGACGAGCTGCTCGAGGTCACACCGGAGAATGTCCGTATCCGCAAGCGCTACCTGACGGAAAACGAGCGCAAGCGTAACGATCGCAGCAAAAAATAA